One Paraburkholderia kururiensis DNA window includes the following coding sequences:
- a CDS encoding ABC transporter permease, with translation MQTWRRQLEKSGMLCALAALVVVFAMAQPAFLNVDNLFSILQAISITALLGIGVTITLAVGGFDLSVGSIAASAQMAASYVLVVWHGSAWWAVAACIALGMAAGLFNALLITRLRVPDQLATLGTLFLLAGLQLIPTGGRSLSTGTVLPDGTETSGVFPAAFLALGRLRVLDVVPLPVIVLAVLTVLACVVMETTRWGRVLYAIGGNETAARLAGAPTARYRVAAYVASGAIAALGGVLIAARVGRGDVSAGHSLLLDAVAAALVGYAVGAAKRPNVFGTVIGAVFVGVLLNGLTMLNAPYYMQDFIKGALLVGALAFTFGVGKRDDAHA, from the coding sequence ATGCAGACATGGCGCAGACAGCTGGAAAAAAGCGGCATGCTGTGCGCACTCGCGGCGCTTGTCGTCGTGTTCGCGATGGCCCAACCCGCGTTTCTCAACGTCGACAATCTCTTCAGCATTCTCCAGGCAATTTCGATTACCGCGCTGCTCGGCATCGGCGTCACGATCACGCTGGCCGTGGGCGGCTTCGATCTGTCGGTGGGCAGCATCGCGGCGTCGGCGCAGATGGCCGCGAGCTACGTGCTCGTCGTCTGGCACGGTAGCGCGTGGTGGGCCGTGGCGGCCTGTATTGCGCTCGGTATGGCGGCGGGGCTTTTCAATGCGCTGTTGATTACGCGGCTGCGCGTGCCGGATCAACTCGCCACGCTCGGCACGCTGTTTCTGCTCGCGGGGCTGCAACTCATTCCGACCGGTGGACGTTCGCTTTCCACCGGCACGGTCTTGCCGGACGGCACCGAAACGAGCGGCGTGTTTCCGGCCGCGTTTCTCGCGCTCGGTCGCTTGCGTGTGCTCGACGTCGTGCCGCTGCCCGTGATCGTGCTCGCGGTGTTGACGGTGCTCGCCTGCGTGGTGATGGAGACGACTCGTTGGGGGCGCGTGCTTTACGCGATCGGCGGCAACGAGACCGCGGCGCGGCTCGCCGGTGCGCCCACCGCGCGCTATCGCGTGGCGGCCTATGTGGCATCGGGGGCCATCGCGGCGCTGGGCGGCGTGCTGATTGCGGCCCGCGTGGGGCGCGGCGACGTGAGCGCCGGGCACTCGCTGCTGCTCGATGCCGTCGCGGCCGCGCTCGTGGGTTATGCGGTGGGCGCCGCGAAGCGGCCGAATGTGTTCGGCACGGTGATCGGTGCCGTGTTCGTCGGCGTGCTGCTCAACGGACTCACCATGCTCAATGCGCCGTACTACATGCAGGACTTCATCAAGGGCGCCTTGCTGGTCGGCGCGCTGGCGTTTACGTTCGGTGTGGGCAAGCGCGACGACGCGCATGCATGA
- the motA gene encoding flagellar motor stator protein MotA → MFVAIGWVVVIASVIGSFVGVGGHLPALVQPFEFLCIFGAAVGAFVVSNPVSTLRKTLKSLPACFKGPGYSKEKYLELIALLYELLQKARKDGMMALEADVNAPEESAIFQKYSHVLEDHHLLDFIVDYLRMMSTGNVNVLEVQDLMDEELATHHAESSVAAQAIQKMADGLPAFGIVAAVMGVVHTMGSVGAPPAVLGEMIAGALVGTFLGILLSYGFIGPVADLLGARGRAEAKPFQCVKAVLLASLSGYAPAIAVEFGRKVLFTADRPSFQELEDAVRATKSPKAA, encoded by the coding sequence ATGTTTGTCGCCATTGGATGGGTGGTCGTGATTGCGTCCGTCATCGGCAGTTTCGTGGGCGTGGGAGGGCATCTGCCCGCGCTCGTGCAACCGTTCGAATTCCTCTGCATCTTCGGTGCCGCCGTGGGTGCGTTCGTGGTCAGCAATCCTGTCTCCACGCTTCGCAAAACCTTGAAGAGCCTGCCCGCGTGTTTCAAGGGCCCCGGCTACTCGAAGGAAAAATATCTCGAACTCATTGCGCTGCTGTACGAGCTGCTTCAGAAGGCGCGCAAGGACGGCATGATGGCGCTCGAAGCGGACGTCAATGCGCCCGAGGAAAGCGCGATTTTCCAGAAGTACTCGCACGTGCTTGAAGACCATCATCTGCTCGACTTCATCGTGGACTATCTGCGCATGATGTCCACGGGCAACGTGAACGTGCTCGAAGTGCAGGACTTGATGGACGAGGAACTTGCCACGCATCACGCCGAGTCGTCGGTTGCGGCGCAGGCCATCCAGAAGATGGCCGACGGCCTGCCCGCGTTCGGCATCGTGGCCGCGGTGATGGGCGTCGTGCACACCATGGGGTCCGTGGGTGCGCCGCCGGCGGTACTGGGCGAGATGATTGCCGGCGCGCTCGTGGGCACCTTCCTCGGCATCCTGCTTTCGTACGGCTTCATCGGTCCGGTTGCGGACCTGCTCGGTGCGCGCGGACGCGCCGAAGCGAAACCGTTTCAGTGCGTGAAGGCCGTCCTGCTCGCGTCGTTGAGCGGCTATGCCCCCGCGATTGCCGTGGAGTTCGGCCGCAAAGTCCTCTTCACCGCAGACCGCCCGAGCTTCCAGGAACTCGAAGACGCCGTGCGTGCGACGAAGTCGCCCAAAGCGGCCTGA
- a CDS encoding alpha/beta fold hydrolase: MSDPTSVLPGVADHAFAALPATRSHGPLRIEYRWLNAERRDAPLAVFLHEGLGSVAMWKQWPQMLCDALGFRGLVYSRPGYGKSTPRPAEVKWPVEFMHQQAREILPELLDTLGVGAAQRERMWLVGHSDGGSIALLYASAFPQALAGAIVIAPHVIVEPVSVESIAKAKTEYDEGNLRDKLARYHDDVDSAFFGWNDIWLDPAFRAWNITAALPRIRCRLLAVQGHDDEYGTMEQIDAIQRSVAHARLVKLSDCGHSPHRDAPAALNAAIADFVRHEH, translated from the coding sequence ATGTCCGATCCCACGAGCGTCCTGCCCGGCGTCGCAGATCACGCGTTCGCGGCATTGCCGGCTACCCGCTCGCACGGCCCGCTGCGTATCGAATACCGTTGGCTCAATGCGGAGCGGCGCGATGCGCCGCTCGCCGTCTTTCTGCACGAGGGACTCGGCTCGGTCGCGATGTGGAAGCAGTGGCCGCAAATGCTCTGCGATGCACTGGGTTTTCGCGGGCTGGTCTACTCGCGGCCCGGTTACGGCAAGTCCACGCCGCGTCCCGCGGAAGTCAAATGGCCCGTCGAATTCATGCACCAACAGGCGCGCGAGATTCTGCCGGAATTGCTCGACACCCTCGGCGTCGGTGCCGCGCAGCGCGAACGCATGTGGCTCGTGGGTCATAGCGATGGAGGCTCCATCGCGCTGCTTTACGCTTCGGCTTTCCCGCAGGCGCTTGCCGGTGCGATCGTTATCGCGCCGCATGTGATCGTGGAGCCGGTTTCCGTCGAAAGCATCGCGAAAGCGAAGACCGAATACGACGAAGGCAACCTGCGCGACAAGCTCGCGCGTTATCACGACGACGTGGACTCGGCCTTCTTCGGCTGGAACGATATCTGGCTCGACCCCGCGTTTCGCGCATGGAACATCACGGCGGCGCTGCCGCGCATTCGCTGCCGCCTGCTCGCCGTGCAAGGCCACGACGACGAATACGGCACCATGGAACAGATCGATGCGATCCAGCGTAGCGTCGCGCACGCACGCCTCGTGAAGCTGTCCGACTGCGGACACTCGCCCCATCGCGACGCGCCTGCTGCGTTGAATGCCGCGATCGCGGACTTCGTGCGGCACGAGCACTGA
- a CDS encoding 3-deoxy-7-phosphoheptulonate synthase: MTRIDNPQHDQEAGVADATQDTTRIDDVRIGAVRPLISPALLLDELPVPEATQTLVEASRAAIANVLKGRDDRLIAVVGPCSIHDHDQAMEYAHALKRSADALRDELLIVMRVYFEKPRTTVGWKGYINDPRLDGSFRINEGLRAARRLLLDIDALGLPTGTEFLDLLSPQYIADLVAWGAIGARTTESQSHRQLASGLSCPIGFKNGTDGGVQIAADAIVAARASHAFMGMTKMGMAAIFETRGNEDTHVILRGGKKGPNYDSASIAEACTVLRAAGLPEQVMVDCSHANSNKSHLRQRDVAHDLALQLSPGERRIVGVMIESHLEEGRQDLKPGVPLKRGVSITDACLGWSQTEPVLQELAEAVRARRRA, translated from the coding sequence GTGACGCGCATCGACAACCCGCAGCACGATCAGGAAGCCGGCGTGGCCGACGCCACCCAGGACACCACCCGCATCGACGACGTGCGCATCGGCGCGGTGCGTCCGCTCATTTCGCCGGCGCTGCTGCTCGACGAACTGCCGGTGCCGGAGGCGACGCAGACGCTCGTGGAAGCCAGCCGCGCGGCCATTGCGAACGTGCTGAAGGGGCGCGACGATCGTCTCATCGCCGTGGTGGGGCCGTGCTCCATTCACGACCACGATCAGGCCATGGAGTACGCGCACGCGCTGAAGCGCAGCGCCGACGCACTGCGCGACGAACTGCTGATCGTGATGCGTGTGTACTTCGAGAAGCCGCGCACCACGGTGGGATGGAAGGGCTACATCAACGACCCGCGGCTGGACGGCAGCTTCCGTATCAACGAAGGCCTGCGTGCCGCGCGCCGGCTGCTGCTCGACATCGACGCGCTGGGCCTGCCCACGGGCACGGAGTTTCTCGATCTGTTGAGCCCGCAATACATCGCGGACCTCGTCGCATGGGGCGCCATTGGCGCGCGCACGACGGAAAGCCAGAGTCACCGGCAACTGGCGTCCGGCCTGAGCTGCCCGATCGGCTTCAAGAACGGCACGGACGGCGGCGTGCAGATCGCCGCGGACGCGATCGTCGCGGCGCGCGCGAGCCACGCGTTCATGGGCATGACGAAGATGGGCATGGCCGCGATCTTCGAAACGCGCGGCAACGAAGACACGCACGTGATTCTGCGCGGCGGCAAGAAGGGGCCGAACTACGACAGCGCATCGATTGCCGAAGCCTGCACCGTGCTGCGCGCGGCAGGACTGCCCGAGCAGGTCATGGTGGATTGTTCGCATGCCAACTCGAACAAGTCCCACCTGCGTCAGCGCGACGTGGCTCACGATCTGGCGCTGCAACTCTCTCCGGGCGAGCGTCGCATTGTGGGCGTGATGATCGAGAGCCACCTGGAAGAAGGGCGCCAGGACCTCAAGCCCGGCGTGCCGCTCAAGCGCGGCGTGTCGATTACCGACGCATGCCTCGGCTGGAGCCAGACGGAGCCGGTGCTGCAGGAACTCGCCGAGGCCGTGCGGGCACGCCGTCGCGCCTGA
- a CDS encoding PadR family transcriptional regulator — MRHHPFSRHGGAHPLRDGFSLHALWHAMGRHHHRRGGMFWGEGFGGPGGFGGEGDGFGRARKFTSEDLQLLLLALLAEQPSHGYELIKALDARSNGFYSPSPGMVYPALTYLEEVGYVTVQVEGNRKRYELSDAGRVYLAENRERADLMLAKLTHIARKMDIMRRAFAGEEAPDTTEGGWVPELVEARRALKHALLRRSDATPDEQRRIAAILTRATAEIEQGGQRGGQQGGNPADDI, encoded by the coding sequence ATGCGTCATCATCCGTTTTCCCGGCACGGCGGCGCCCATCCGCTTCGTGACGGCTTTTCGCTTCATGCACTCTGGCACGCCATGGGCCGTCATCATCACCGCCGCGGCGGCATGTTCTGGGGCGAAGGATTCGGCGGCCCGGGCGGCTTCGGCGGCGAAGGCGACGGCTTCGGACGTGCACGAAAATTCACGTCGGAAGACCTCCAGCTGCTGCTGCTCGCCCTGCTCGCGGAACAGCCCAGCCACGGCTATGAACTCATCAAGGCACTCGATGCGCGCTCGAACGGCTTCTATAGCCCGAGCCCCGGCATGGTGTACCCGGCACTCACGTACCTGGAGGAAGTGGGTTACGTCACGGTGCAGGTGGAAGGCAACCGCAAACGCTACGAGCTGTCCGATGCCGGTCGCGTCTATCTGGCCGAGAACCGCGAACGTGCCGACCTGATGCTCGCGAAACTCACGCATATCGCTCGCAAGATGGACATCATGCGCCGCGCGTTCGCGGGCGAAGAAGCACCCGACACCACCGAAGGCGGCTGGGTACCTGAACTGGTGGAAGCGCGCCGCGCGCTCAAACATGCACTATTGCGCCGCTCCGACGCGACGCCCGACGAACAGCGCCGCATTGCCGCCATCCTCACCCGCGCCACGGCGGAAATCGAGCAAGGCGGTCAGCGCGGCGGCCAGCAGGGCGGAAATCCTGCCGACGACATCTGA
- a CDS encoding ABC transporter ATP-binding protein has translation MAFLEIENLHKTFGTNTALHQFDMQIERGEFVTFLGPSGCGKTTVLRMIAGFETPTRGTIRIGGRDVTHVRTRQRNVGMVFQSYALFPNMTVAENIGFGLRVAGKSGDEIRRRVDEMLQLIKLPALTARYPWQLSGGQQQRVALARALAGKPEVLLLDEPLSALDAKIRISLREDIRTLQRELGITSIFVTHDQEEALSISDRIVVMNEGRIEQVGSPAQIYNFPRTRFVASFVGTLNILTGHVVDPATGRMAVDGQELITTRALASDDAGKKRLLALRPEAIVLEAPAPGRNTLAATVEDVNFLGSVVRIRARVNEAVLSLDVFNDPGRRLPERGQPVALGFSHDNLLVLEEGV, from the coding sequence ATGGCATTTCTCGAAATCGAAAACCTGCACAAGACCTTCGGCACCAACACGGCGCTGCATCAGTTCGACATGCAGATCGAACGCGGCGAGTTCGTCACGTTCCTCGGGCCGTCGGGCTGCGGCAAGACGACGGTGCTGCGCATGATCGCGGGCTTCGAGACGCCCACGCGCGGCACGATTCGCATCGGCGGTCGCGACGTGACGCACGTGCGCACGCGCCAGCGCAACGTGGGCATGGTGTTCCAGTCGTACGCGCTTTTTCCGAACATGACCGTGGCCGAGAACATCGGCTTCGGGTTGCGTGTGGCGGGCAAGTCGGGCGATGAAATTCGCCGCCGCGTGGACGAGATGCTTCAGCTCATCAAGCTGCCCGCACTCACCGCGCGCTACCCGTGGCAACTTTCGGGCGGTCAGCAGCAGCGCGTGGCGCTGGCCCGCGCGCTGGCCGGCAAGCCCGAAGTGCTGCTGCTCGACGAACCGCTTTCGGCACTGGACGCGAAAATCCGCATCTCATTGCGCGAAGACATTCGCACGTTGCAGCGCGAATTGGGCATTACGTCGATCTTCGTCACGCACGACCAGGAGGAGGCGCTCTCCATCTCCGACCGCATCGTCGTGATGAACGAAGGGCGCATCGAACAGGTGGGGTCGCCTGCGCAGATCTACAACTTTCCGCGCACGCGCTTCGTGGCCTCGTTCGTGGGCACGCTCAACATCCTCACAGGGCACGTGGTGGATCCCGCGACGGGCCGCATGGCGGTGGACGGCCAGGAACTCATCACGACGCGCGCGCTCGCCTCGGACGATGCGGGCAAGAAGCGGCTGCTCGCGTTGCGTCCCGAGGCCATCGTGCTCGAAGCGCCTGCGCCGGGCCGCAATACGCTGGCAGCCACGGTGGAAGACGTGAACTTTCTCGGCTCTGTCGTGCGGATTCGCGCGCGCGTGAACGAGGCCGTGCTCTCGCTCGACGTGTTCAACGACCCAGGGCGCCGGTTGCCCGAACGCGGACAACCTGTGGCGCTGGGTTTTTCACACGACAACCTGCTCGTGCTGGAAGAAGGAGTGTGA
- a CDS encoding siderophore-interacting protein has protein sequence MQENANLDVVRVRYPLKFRLVQVARVHAVTPSLVRVTLTGEDLHGFESASFDDHVKVFFPAPGETQPAVPSAGPEGIVWPEGVPRPVARDYTPRRFDRAARELDIEFALHDAGPASAWAAQAKAGQYLGIGGPRGSMVIPTGFDWHLLVGDETALPAVARRLEELPQGARAAVVLEVANPSARIEFRTAANVYTVWRYRDEAWRGDACGLVEAVRETYLPPGTGFVWAAGESSAIRAVREYLCNERGIDKKRIRASSYWRRGAPAVHESIND, from the coding sequence ATGCAAGAGAATGCAAATCTCGACGTAGTACGTGTCCGCTATCCCCTGAAGTTCCGTTTAGTGCAGGTCGCGCGAGTGCATGCGGTCACGCCCTCGCTGGTACGCGTCACGCTGACGGGCGAGGACCTGCACGGTTTCGAGTCCGCCTCGTTCGACGACCACGTCAAGGTCTTCTTCCCGGCACCGGGCGAAACCCAACCCGCCGTACCCTCCGCTGGACCTGAAGGCATCGTCTGGCCCGAAGGCGTACCCCGGCCTGTTGCACGGGACTACACGCCGCGCCGCTTCGACCGCGCGGCTCGTGAACTCGACATCGAATTCGCGCTGCACGACGCGGGGCCGGCCTCGGCCTGGGCGGCGCAGGCGAAAGCCGGCCAATACCTCGGCATTGGCGGTCCGCGCGGGTCGATGGTGATTCCAACGGGTTTCGACTGGCACCTGCTCGTCGGCGACGAGACTGCGCTGCCCGCCGTCGCCCGCCGGCTGGAAGAACTGCCGCAAGGCGCTCGCGCGGCAGTTGTGCTGGAAGTAGCTAATCCGTCCGCACGCATCGAGTTTCGTACGGCCGCCAACGTCTACACAGTCTGGCGTTACCGCGACGAGGCATGGCGCGGTGATGCATGCGGGCTGGTGGAAGCCGTGCGCGAAACTTATCTGCCGCCCGGCACCGGCTTCGTGTGGGCGGCGGGCGAGTCGTCGGCCATTCGCGCCGTGCGCGAATATCTATGCAACGAGCGCGGCATCGACAAGAAGCGCATTCGGGCGTCGAGCTACTGGCGCCGCGGCGCGCCAGCCGTACACGAGTCGATCAACGACTGA
- the motB gene encoding flagellar motor protein MotB, protein MATKPSGGNKTSQREELAAIIVRRGRRHEEHAHHGGAWKIAYADFVTAMMAFFLLMWLLGSTSKYEKQGIEDYFNTPLSVMLGTSDGSGASRPNVVQGGGRDLANTKPGDGAQQQPQPAAARAASVAMPTQADAEKLKQLKAKLSALIEQSPALRAFKDQIRISITNEGLRIEIVDSQNRPMFASGSAKPESYATTILMQIGSALNDVENRISIAGHTDAVPYSGGTAGYSNWDLSSDRANAARRALVAGGMREDKLLQVRGLADVLPLDRNVADEPTNRRISILVLNHAAEQAFFSDGGRTTVSGGQPLSLHGASAPAVSTAAVAPATTQ, encoded by the coding sequence ATGGCGACGAAACCTTCCGGCGGCAACAAGACCTCGCAGCGCGAAGAGCTGGCGGCCATCATCGTGCGCCGCGGGCGGCGCCACGAAGAACACGCGCATCATGGCGGGGCATGGAAGATCGCCTATGCCGACTTCGTGACGGCGATGATGGCGTTCTTCCTGCTGATGTGGCTGCTCGGCTCCACGTCGAAGTACGAAAAGCAGGGTATTGAGGATTACTTCAATACGCCGCTCTCGGTCATGCTGGGCACGAGCGACGGCTCCGGCGCCTCGCGTCCCAATGTCGTGCAAGGCGGCGGCCGCGACCTCGCGAACACGAAGCCCGGCGACGGTGCACAACAGCAGCCGCAACCCGCTGCAGCCCGTGCGGCATCGGTTGCGATGCCCACGCAGGCCGATGCGGAAAAACTCAAACAACTGAAGGCGAAGCTGTCCGCATTGATCGAGCAAAGCCCTGCGTTGCGCGCGTTCAAGGACCAGATCCGCATCTCCATTACGAACGAAGGATTGCGCATCGAGATCGTCGATTCGCAGAACCGGCCCATGTTCGCCTCGGGCAGCGCGAAACCGGAAAGCTACGCGACCACGATCCTCATGCAGATCGGTTCCGCGCTCAACGACGTGGAGAACCGCATCTCGATTGCGGGCCACACCGATGCCGTGCCCTACAGCGGCGGCACGGCCGGCTATTCGAACTGGGATCTGTCGTCGGATCGCGCGAATGCGGCACGCCGCGCGCTCGTGGCCGGCGGCATGCGCGAGGACAAGTTGCTGCAGGTGCGCGGCCTCGCGGACGTGCTGCCGCTCGATCGCAACGTGGCCGACGAACCCACCAACCGTCGCATCAGCATTCTCGTGCTCAACCACGCGGCGGAGCAGGCCTTCTTCAGCGACGGCGGACGCACGACCGTCAGCGGCGGGCAACCGTTGAGCCTGCACGGCGCGAGCGCCCCGGCAGTCAGTACCGCCGCGGTCGCGCCGGCAACGACTCAATAA
- a CDS encoding sugar ABC transporter ATP-binding protein has product MPFPVLHVVGIGKRFGASIALDHVDLSIGAGEVVALMGANGAGKSTLVKILSGVYLPDRGTLALRGAPFDPSSPQDAARRGVATVHQSIADAVVPNLPVADNLLLDRLCGGSSAWYVPARVRRAEAARRAARIGLAVDLDAPLGTLPLAAQQQVTIARAMATHPALLILDEPTASLSAGEADRLFELIARLRDEGVATLLVSHRERDLRRIADRVVVLRDGRVVGDARRPIDFHAALETMLGRPLQRLHETHETPNSADTRAVLSLRGLRLTPASAPFDLDVRRGEIVAIVGPVGSGKSRLARTLFGAAHASDGEITLDGLRWQPRSPAQSIRAGVFMLGEDRRRTTLFPDSVPFATIAGTIGFPFMSRWFRNGFVRTWRERQAAVEAIERFGIRCRGAGDRPSRLSGGNQQKVALARWHAEPARLLLLDEPFQGIDAGARADIVRLLRSEASSRATLVFVSDLDEALQVADRIVHFDRGSPVVHAEPSVPVHAL; this is encoded by the coding sequence ATGCCATTTCCCGTTCTGCATGTCGTCGGTATCGGCAAGCGCTTCGGCGCCAGCATCGCGTTGGATCACGTCGATCTTTCTATCGGCGCCGGCGAAGTCGTCGCTTTGATGGGCGCGAACGGTGCGGGCAAGTCGACGCTCGTCAAGATTCTCAGCGGTGTTTATCTGCCGGATCGCGGCACGCTTGCGCTGCGCGGCGCACCGTTTGATCCGTCGTCGCCGCAGGATGCGGCGCGACGCGGTGTCGCCACCGTGCATCAGTCCATCGCGGACGCGGTCGTGCCGAACCTGCCGGTCGCGGACAATCTGCTGCTCGACCGGCTTTGCGGCGGCTCGTCCGCCTGGTATGTGCCCGCGCGCGTCCGGCGTGCCGAGGCAGCGCGCCGGGCCGCGCGTATCGGGCTCGCCGTCGATCTCGATGCGCCGCTCGGAACACTGCCGCTTGCGGCCCAGCAGCAGGTGACGATCGCGCGCGCGATGGCGACGCATCCGGCGTTGCTGATTCTCGACGAGCCCACCGCGAGTCTTTCCGCGGGAGAAGCGGATCGTCTGTTCGAGCTCATCGCACGGCTGCGCGACGAGGGCGTCGCGACGCTGCTCGTCTCGCATCGCGAACGCGACCTGCGGCGTATCGCCGATCGCGTCGTGGTGCTGCGCGACGGTCGCGTCGTAGGCGACGCGCGACGCCCCATCGATTTTCACGCGGCGCTCGAAACGATGCTCGGGCGGCCGCTGCAACGCTTGCATGAAACGCATGAGACGCCCAACAGCGCCGACACGCGCGCGGTATTGAGCCTGCGCGGTCTGCGTCTCACGCCCGCGAGTGCGCCGTTTGATCTCGACGTACGACGCGGGGAGATCGTCGCCATCGTCGGACCGGTGGGCAGTGGCAAGTCACGCCTTGCGCGCACGCTGTTCGGTGCAGCGCATGCGAGCGACGGCGAGATCACGCTCGACGGCCTGCGCTGGCAGCCGCGTTCGCCTGCACAGTCCATCCGCGCAGGCGTTTTCATGCTCGGCGAAGATCGTCGCCGCACCACGCTCTTTCCCGACAGCGTTCCGTTCGCCACGATCGCAGGCACGATCGGCTTTCCGTTCATGTCGCGCTGGTTTCGCAACGGCTTCGTCCGCACGTGGCGCGAGCGACAGGCGGCAGTAGAGGCAATCGAACGTTTCGGCATTCGCTGTCGTGGCGCGGGCGACCGTCCCTCGCGTCTGTCCGGCGGCAATCAGCAGAAGGTTGCGCTGGCGCGCTGGCATGCCGAGCCCGCGCGTCTGCTGCTGCTCGACGAGCCGTTCCAGGGCATCGATGCCGGCGCGCGTGCCGACATCGTTCGCCTGCTGCGCAGCGAAGCATCGTCGCGCGCGACGCTCGTGTTCGTCAGCGATCTCGATGAAGCGCTTCAGGTGGCCGACCGCATCGTGCATTTCGATCGCGGCTCGCCTGTCGTGCACGCCGAGCCCTCCGTTCCTGTCCACGCTCTGTGA
- a CDS encoding GNAT family N-acetyltransferase codes for MHPTTIIETPRLVLRPHTVDDFEDSLAMWSDPQVTRYIGGKPFSREEVWARLLRYVGHWALLGFGYWAVREKATGRFVGEAGFADFQREIDPPFDGTPEIGWALAAWAHGQGYATETVRAALAWADEKWPNAQTVCMISPANTASIRVASKCGYRESGSVLYKERPVTVYRRASGAT; via the coding sequence ATGCACCCCACTACGATCATCGAAACGCCGCGTCTCGTTCTACGCCCGCATACCGTCGACGACTTCGAAGACAGCCTTGCGATGTGGTCCGACCCGCAGGTGACGCGCTATATCGGCGGCAAACCGTTCAGCCGCGAAGAAGTCTGGGCACGGCTGCTGCGTTACGTGGGGCATTGGGCGCTGCTCGGCTTCGGCTATTGGGCCGTGCGCGAGAAGGCCACCGGAAGGTTCGTGGGCGAGGCAGGCTTTGCGGACTTTCAGCGCGAGATCGACCCGCCATTCGACGGCACGCCCGAGATCGGTTGGGCACTTGCGGCATGGGCACACGGGCAAGGTTATGCGACTGAAACCGTACGCGCCGCGCTCGCATGGGCCGACGAAAAATGGCCCAACGCACAGACCGTCTGCATGATCAGCCCTGCCAATACGGCATCGATTCGCGTGGCGAGCAAGTGCGGTTATCGCGAAAGCGGCAGCGTACTTTATAAGGAGCGGCCGGTCACCGTGTACCGGCGCGCGTCCGGAGCAACCTAG
- a CDS encoding ABC transporter permease — protein sequence MKTQSRVGAWTAMIVGAVYFLVPLIATFEFSLRMRRDTYSLDAYRVVLADPRFQASFGYSILMALLTIVVGILLVVPTAYWVRLRLPKLRPVVEFITLLPLVVPAIVIVFGYLRIYNSSSILPLTGNERATDLLLVCGYVTLALPYMYRAVDTGLRAVDVRSLTEAAECLGAGWPTILFRVILPNIRSGILSGAFLTFAVVMGEFTIASLLDRPAFGPYLQLIGANRAYEPSALAIIAFVVTWASMGLIQVFGSARAASAPGH from the coding sequence ATGAAGACGCAATCGCGCGTAGGCGCATGGACGGCGATGATCGTCGGCGCCGTGTACTTTCTCGTGCCGCTCATCGCAACCTTCGAATTCAGCCTGCGGATGCGGCGCGATACCTATAGCCTCGACGCGTATCGCGTGGTGCTGGCCGATCCGCGTTTTCAGGCCTCGTTCGGCTATTCCATTCTGATGGCGCTGCTCACCATCGTGGTGGGCATTCTGCTGGTGGTGCCGACGGCGTACTGGGTGCGGCTGCGTCTGCCGAAGCTGCGGCCCGTCGTGGAGTTCATCACGCTGTTGCCGCTCGTGGTGCCGGCCATCGTGATCGTGTTCGGCTATCTGCGCATCTACAACAGCAGTTCGATCTTGCCGCTCACGGGCAACGAACGCGCCACCGACCTGCTGCTTGTATGCGGTTACGTGACGCTTGCGCTGCCCTACATGTATCGCGCAGTGGATACCGGCCTGCGCGCCGTGGACGTACGGTCGCTCACCGAAGCCGCCGAGTGCCTGGGCGCGGGCTGGCCCACCATTCTCTTTCGCGTGATCCTGCCCAACATCCGCTCGGGCATTCTCTCCGGCGCGTTCCTCACGTTCGCCGTGGTGATGGGCGAGTTCACGATTGCGAGCCTGCTCGACCGGCCCGCGTTCGGTCCGTATCTGCAGTTGATCGGCGCGAACCGTGCGTATGAACCGTCGGCGCTCGCCATCATCGCGTTCGTCGTGACGTGGGCGTCCATGGGCCTGATCCAGGTGTTCGGCTCGGCGCGCGCCGCAAGCGCACCCGGCCATTGA